Proteins from a genomic interval of Oceanimonas doudoroffii:
- a CDS encoding YebC/PmpR family DNA-binding transcriptional regulator, which translates to MGRAYQNRKESIAKTANAKSKVYSKYGREIYVVAKAGGADPDGNLSLRGLIDRAKKDQVPSHVIEKALQKATSGAGEDFSPARYEGFGPGNCMVIVDCLTDNPNRTIGDIRQCFNKVKAKLGSSGTVSHMFDHCAILVFEGDDEEAVLEALMMADVDVTDIELEDGKVTVFAPNTEYFKAKQALSEAFEGIDFEVDAIQFVPQTTVEIGGDDVAQMERFLDMLNDVDDVQNVYHNAEY; encoded by the coding sequence ATGGGCAGAGCCTATCAAAACCGCAAAGAATCCATCGCCAAGACCGCCAACGCCAAGAGCAAGGTCTACAGCAAGTACGGCCGCGAAATTTACGTGGTCGCCAAAGCGGGCGGCGCCGACCCCGATGGCAACCTGAGTTTGCGTGGCCTGATCGATCGCGCCAAAAAAGATCAGGTGCCTTCCCATGTGATTGAAAAGGCATTGCAAAAAGCCACCAGCGGTGCCGGCGAAGACTTCTCCCCGGCCCGCTACGAAGGCTTTGGCCCGGGCAACTGCATGGTCATCGTCGACTGCCTCACCGATAACCCCAACCGCACCATCGGTGACATCCGTCAGTGCTTCAACAAGGTCAAGGCCAAACTGGGCAGCTCCGGCACCGTCAGCCACATGTTTGACCACTGCGCCATTCTGGTGTTTGAGGGCGACGATGAGGAAGCGGTACTGGAAGCACTGATGATGGCCGACGTGGACGTGACCGACATCGAGCTGGAAGACGGCAAGGTGACCGTGTTCGCCCCCAATACCGAATACTTCAAGGCCAAGCAGGCCCTGAGTGAGGCCTTTGAAGGTATCGACTTCGAGGTGGACGCCATTCAGTTCGTGCCCCAGACCACGGTGGAAATCGGCGGTGACGATGTGGCCCAGATGGAGCGCTTCCTCGACATGCTCAACGATGTGGACGACGTGCAGAACGTCTATCACAACGCCGAATACTGA
- a CDS encoding NCS1 family transporter yields MAIQNINSEAAIPMTTGKAEPAPAAGHDKKAGEESLAPQKHRIMGRVSYLLAWFGGCVSIGTFTMGSSIVGTLNLTQAVVAIAIGCFVIGIALALNGAAGYKYGIPFMVQARAAFGFSGTRFPGLVRAVPAIVWYGFQSWIGAGALNAVSATLFGFDNLVLFFVLFQFLQIGLSIFGFQGIKWLENVGSGFILLALVYMFWSVINRYGDEITANLVNMEGTWGVPFWGATMLFLGIYSTMMLNVSDYSRELKEGTKPGLLTLIYAMSILPCTLFMGLIGLMVSGATGVSDPIQVFSSAVDNTPLLVTTLLFIAFAQVTTNVLNNVVPPTYILMDVFKLKFRTSTILVGLLAFCTFPWELVKEESSAGLQLFVQTYSAFLGPIFAVMVVDYFILRRRKLDIDKLYDENGPYKGVNYAAVIAALTGAVVALTFSSVSWYASLIPAGLTYFLLMQYWQPCQRFRQ; encoded by the coding sequence ATGGCTATTCAGAATATCAACAGCGAAGCCGCCATTCCCATGACCACCGGCAAGGCCGAACCGGCACCCGCCGCCGGTCACGACAAAAAGGCCGGAGAGGAATCCCTGGCACCGCAAAAGCACCGCATTATGGGCCGGGTCTCCTACCTGCTGGCCTGGTTTGGCGGTTGCGTGTCGATCGGCACCTTTACCATGGGCTCCAGCATTGTCGGCACCCTCAACCTGACCCAGGCGGTGGTGGCCATCGCCATCGGCTGCTTTGTGATCGGCATTGCCCTGGCACTGAACGGCGCCGCCGGCTACAAGTACGGCATTCCCTTCATGGTGCAGGCCCGGGCCGCCTTTGGTTTTTCCGGCACTCGCTTTCCCGGCCTGGTGCGGGCGGTGCCGGCCATTGTCTGGTACGGCTTTCAGAGCTGGATAGGGGCGGGGGCGCTGAACGCAGTGTCGGCCACCCTGTTCGGCTTTGACAACCTGGTGCTGTTCTTCGTGCTGTTCCAGTTCCTGCAGATCGGCCTGTCCATCTTTGGCTTCCAGGGCATCAAGTGGCTGGAAAACGTGGGCAGCGGCTTTATTCTGCTGGCGCTGGTGTACATGTTCTGGAGCGTGATCAACCGTTATGGCGACGAGATCACCGCCAACCTGGTGAACATGGAAGGTACCTGGGGTGTGCCCTTCTGGGGCGCGACCATGCTGTTCCTCGGCATTTACAGCACCATGATGCTGAACGTGAGCGACTACTCCCGTGAGCTGAAGGAAGGCACCAAGCCGGGCCTGCTCACCCTGATCTACGCCATGTCCATTCTGCCCTGCACCCTGTTTATGGGTCTGATCGGTCTGATGGTGTCCGGCGCCACCGGTGTGTCCGACCCCATTCAGGTGTTCTCCAGCGCCGTCGACAACACGCCGCTGCTGGTGACCACCCTGCTGTTTATCGCCTTTGCCCAGGTCACCACCAACGTGCTCAACAACGTGGTGCCGCCCACCTACATCCTGATGGACGTGTTCAAGCTGAAGTTCCGCACCTCCACCATTCTGGTGGGCCTGCTGGCCTTCTGCACCTTCCCCTGGGAACTGGTGAAGGAAGAGTCGTCCGCTGGCCTGCAGCTGTTCGTGCAGACCTACTCCGCCTTTCTCGGTCCCATCTTTGCAGTGATGGTGGTGGACTACTTCATTCTGCGTCGCCGCAAGCTGGATATCGACAAGCTGTATGACGAGAATGGCCCTTACAAGGGCGTGAACTACGCCGCCGTGATCGCTGCCCTTACCGGCGCCGTGGTGGCCCTGACCTTCTCCTCGGTGTCCTGGTACGCCAGCCTGATCCCTGCCGGCCTCACCTACTTCCTGCTGATGCAGTACTGGCAGCCCTGTCAGCGTTTCCGTCAGTAA
- a CDS encoding aspartate/glutamate racemase family protein, translated as MPKLKSWLSTFKLSTCGLLSILALPSVVQAEQQVQNVHMTGAKGADTIKTIVLINPNSNTKATESMAELARLETKGVARLVARSNMDAPPLLTTPQDMIDAAPGVVAVGVEAAQDKRVAALIVSAFSDPGLEELRAAVDIPVFGIGEEVFHEAARGNRAFSIVTVTPDEALIESFRQKAEALGYAHLYRGVRVTSGDPLELVKSPEKLDAALAGAVQESLEKDETKAVIMGGGPLSASALRLQPHFDVPLVVAVNAAARAAVAAIQGE; from the coding sequence ATGCCAAAGCTAAAGTCATGGTTATCTACATTCAAACTCTCTACTTGCGGCCTGCTCAGTATTCTTGCCCTGCCCTCGGTCGTGCAGGCAGAGCAACAGGTCCAGAATGTGCATATGACCGGAGCGAAAGGAGCGGATACCATCAAAACCATTGTGCTTATCAACCCCAATTCAAACACCAAGGCCACTGAATCCATGGCTGAGCTTGCCAGGCTGGAAACCAAAGGCGTCGCCAGGCTGGTGGCAAGAAGCAACATGGATGCCCCGCCCTTGCTCACGACGCCTCAGGATATGATTGACGCGGCGCCAGGCGTGGTGGCGGTAGGGGTAGAAGCCGCCCAAGACAAGCGGGTGGCGGCGCTCATCGTATCGGCCTTCAGTGATCCGGGGCTGGAAGAACTGCGCGCGGCGGTAGACATTCCGGTGTTTGGTATCGGTGAGGAAGTGTTTCATGAGGCTGCTCGCGGCAATCGAGCATTCAGCATTGTGACCGTTACCCCGGATGAGGCGTTGATTGAGTCGTTCCGGCAAAAGGCCGAGGCCCTGGGCTATGCGCACCTGTATCGAGGCGTCAGGGTGACGTCCGGTGATCCATTGGAGCTGGTCAAATCACCAGAAAAGCTTGATGCGGCGCTGGCGGGCGCGGTGCAGGAGTCACTTGAAAAAGATGAGACAAAGGCTGTAATTATGGGGGGAGGCCCGCTTTCGGCATCCGCACTGAGGTTGCAGCCGCACTTTGATGTGCCATTGGTCGTCGCGGTCAATGCCGCTGCCCGTGCGGCCGTCGCAGCGATTCAGGGGGAATAG
- a CDS encoding rhodanese-like domain-containing protein, whose translation MQEYLDFAARHPLLTMVWLGLASAVVYTFIIARLSKVKVVPAQEAVMLINKQNAAVVDIRSAEEFRKGHIAGAVNVPNAQLKANNLNLIEKYKDKPLVLVCESGMTTGSAGRLLSKAGFAQVHTLRGGMTDWRSQNLPVTKR comes from the coding sequence ATGCAAGAGTATCTCGACTTTGCCGCCCGGCATCCGCTGCTGACCATGGTCTGGCTGGGCCTGGCCTCGGCGGTGGTGTACACCTTTATTATTGCCCGGCTGTCCAAGGTGAAGGTGGTGCCGGCCCAGGAAGCGGTCATGCTGATCAACAAGCAAAATGCCGCCGTGGTCGACATTCGTTCGGCGGAAGAATTCCGCAAGGGCCACATTGCCGGCGCCGTCAACGTGCCCAACGCTCAGCTCAAGGCCAACAACCTGAACCTGATCGAAAAGTACAAGGACAAGCCCCTGGTGCTGGTATGCGAAAGCGGCATGACCACCGGCAGCGCCGGTCGCCTGCTGAGCAAGGCCGGCTTTGCCCAGGTGCATACCCTGCGTGGCGGCATGACCGACTGGCGCAGCCAGAACCTGCCGGTGACCAAACGTTAA
- a CDS encoding ferredoxin--NADP reductase → MASYDLTLKRSEPVADGTLALFFERPAGFDYKAGQCARLALVDPPETDDEGNGRILSLASAPAEGELMVATRLRDTAFKRVLGGLRPGAALTLKGPYGDFVLPADGQVPVVFITGGIGITPVRSMVLQSLSEGHNGAITLLYANRRPKDAAFLDELRQACAGRSNYRVVPIMTQDAGWQGETGHLDVAMLRRHVMNLTAPLYYLDGPPGLVSAMRSVLSEAGVAEDRVRTEEFAGY, encoded by the coding sequence ATGGCCAGTTATGATCTTACGCTCAAGCGCTCCGAGCCGGTGGCCGACGGCACCCTGGCGCTGTTCTTTGAGCGGCCCGCCGGCTTTGACTACAAGGCCGGGCAGTGTGCCCGGCTGGCGCTGGTGGATCCGCCGGAAACCGACGACGAAGGCAATGGCCGCATTTTGTCACTGGCGTCGGCTCCCGCCGAGGGAGAGCTGATGGTGGCCACCCGCCTGCGCGATACCGCCTTCAAGCGGGTACTGGGCGGGCTCAGGCCCGGCGCCGCGCTCACCCTCAAGGGCCCCTACGGTGACTTCGTGCTGCCCGCCGATGGCCAGGTGCCCGTGGTGTTTATTACCGGCGGCATTGGCATTACTCCGGTGCGCAGCATGGTGCTGCAGTCTCTGAGCGAGGGGCATAACGGCGCCATCACCCTGCTTTATGCCAACCGCAGACCCAAAGACGCCGCCTTTCTCGACGAGCTGCGGCAGGCCTGTGCCGGGCGCAGCAATTATCGGGTGGTGCCGATCATGACCCAGGATGCCGGCTGGCAGGGAGAAACAGGCCACCTGGATGTGGCCATGCTGCGTCGCCATGTTATGAATCTGACTGCGCCGCTGTATTACCTGGACGGTCCGCCCGGGCTGGTGAGTGCCATGAGATCCGTGCTGAGCGAGGCCGGTGTGGCCGAGGATCGCGTGCGTACCGAGGAATTCGCCGGATATTAG
- the gpmM gene encoding 2,3-bisphosphoglycerate-independent phosphoglycerate mutase: MNSTKKPLVLLILDGWGYSEKTEHNAIHAARTPVLDQLMQARPSTLISTSGDDVGLPDGQMGNSEVGHVNIGAGRIVYQELTRIGKAIKDGDFFTNPALTQAVDGAVNKGRAVHIMGLLSPGGVHSHEDHIAAMVELAAARGAEQIYLHGFLDGRDVAPRSARSSLERFDGLFTKLGKGRIASVVGRYYAMDRDNRWDRVQSAYDLLTQGKAVYSAVTGVEALQAAYDRDENDEFVNATVVGEPVAMQDGDAVIFMNFRADRARELTRAFVEDDFTGFERGVRPALSDFVMLTEYAADIHTSCAYPPEHLVNTLGEWLAEHNKTQLRISETEKYAHVTFFFNGGIEECFAGEQRELIPSPQVATYDLQPEMNSQQLTDKLVEAIESGQFDVIICNYPNGDMVGHTGVFEAAVKACEAVDSSIGRVVAALEKVGGEALITADHGNAEQMVNPETGEIHTAHTNLPVPLIYIGRDASPVEGGRLSDLAPTMLTLMGLDIPPQMTGKPLMVLK, from the coding sequence ATGAACTCGACCAAAAAGCCCCTAGTACTGCTCATTCTCGACGGCTGGGGATACAGCGAAAAAACCGAACACAACGCCATTCACGCCGCCCGCACCCCGGTACTCGACCAGCTGATGCAGGCGCGCCCCTCCACCCTGATTTCCACCTCGGGAGATGACGTGGGTCTGCCCGACGGCCAGATGGGCAACTCCGAGGTGGGCCACGTCAATATCGGCGCCGGCCGCATCGTCTATCAGGAGCTGACCCGCATCGGCAAGGCCATCAAGGACGGCGATTTCTTTACCAATCCGGCGCTGACCCAGGCCGTGGACGGCGCCGTCAACAAGGGCCGGGCGGTGCACATCATGGGCCTGCTGTCGCCGGGCGGCGTTCACAGCCATGAGGATCACATTGCCGCCATGGTGGAACTGGCCGCCGCACGGGGCGCCGAACAAATCTATCTGCACGGCTTTCTCGACGGCCGCGACGTGGCCCCCCGTTCGGCCCGGAGCTCACTCGAACGTTTTGACGGTTTGTTTACAAAACTGGGCAAAGGCCGCATCGCCTCCGTGGTGGGTCGCTACTACGCCATGGACCGTGACAACCGCTGGGATCGGGTGCAGAGCGCCTATGACCTGCTGACCCAGGGCAAGGCCGTCTACAGCGCCGTCACCGGCGTGGAGGCCCTGCAGGCCGCCTACGACCGCGACGAGAACGACGAGTTCGTCAATGCCACCGTAGTGGGTGAGCCGGTCGCCATGCAGGACGGCGACGCCGTCATCTTTATGAACTTCCGCGCCGACCGGGCCCGGGAGCTGACCCGCGCCTTTGTCGAGGACGACTTCACCGGTTTTGAGCGCGGCGTACGCCCGGCGCTGTCCGACTTTGTGATGCTCACCGAGTATGCCGCCGACATTCATACCAGCTGCGCCTACCCCCCCGAGCACCTGGTCAACACCCTTGGCGAGTGGCTGGCCGAGCACAACAAGACCCAGCTGCGCATCTCGGAAACCGAGAAATACGCCCACGTGACCTTCTTCTTCAACGGCGGCATCGAGGAATGCTTTGCCGGCGAACAGCGAGAGCTTATTCCCAGCCCTCAGGTGGCCACCTATGATCTGCAGCCGGAGATGAATTCACAGCAGCTGACCGACAAGCTGGTCGAGGCCATTGAGAGCGGCCAGTTCGACGTCATCATCTGCAACTATCCCAACGGCGACATGGTCGGCCACACCGGCGTGTTCGAGGCCGCGGTCAAGGCCTGCGAGGCGGTAGACAGCTCCATTGGCCGAGTAGTGGCGGCGCTGGAAAAAGTGGGTGGCGAGGCATTGATCACCGCCGATCACGGCAACGCCGAGCAGATGGTCAACCCGGAAACCGGCGAGATCCATACCGCCCACACCAACCTGCCGGTGCCGCTGATCTACATCGGCCGCGATGCCAGCCCGGTGGAAGGCGGTCGGCTGTCGGATCTGGCGCCCACCATGCTGACCCTGATGGGCCTGGATATTCCGCCGCAAATGACTGGCAAGCCCCTGATGGTTCTGAAATAA
- a CDS encoding aspartate/glutamate racemase family protein: MRIKIINPNTTQSFTDALQRLADGVARPDTEVLAVSPASGPASIESFYDEALAVPGVLEEIARGDREENIDAYVLACFGDPGLYAARELTDKPVLGIAEAAFHMASMAGACFSVVTTAPRVRFMTEHLVSRYGFGEHCKRIRTTPMRVLDLATSPEAAIAKVIAECRLAMEEDKAEAIVLGCAGMSAHREFIEREIGIPVIDGTVAAVKLCEAMVDMKLGTSKVLTFNWPRPELAAPGKGLKIA; the protein is encoded by the coding sequence ATGCGGATCAAGATCATCAACCCCAACACCACCCAGTCGTTTACCGATGCGCTGCAGCGGCTGGCCGACGGCGTGGCCCGGCCCGACACCGAAGTGCTGGCGGTCAGCCCGGCCAGCGGGCCGGCTTCAATTGAAAGTTTTTACGATGAGGCGCTGGCGGTGCCCGGTGTACTGGAGGAAATCGCTCGGGGTGACCGGGAAGAAAACATCGACGCCTATGTGCTGGCCTGCTTTGGCGACCCCGGCCTGTATGCGGCCCGGGAGCTGACCGACAAGCCGGTACTGGGCATTGCCGAAGCGGCCTTTCACATGGCGAGCATGGCCGGCGCCTGCTTCAGCGTGGTGACCACGGCCCCCAGAGTGCGCTTTATGACCGAGCACCTGGTCAGCCGTTACGGCTTTGGCGAGCACTGCAAGCGTATTCGCACCACCCCCATGCGCGTGCTGGATCTGGCCACATCGCCCGAGGCTGCCATCGCCAAGGTCATTGCCGAGTGCCGGCTGGCCATGGAAGAAGACAAGGCGGAGGCCATTGTACTGGGCTGCGCCGGCATGTCGGCCCACCGGGAGTTTATCGAGCGCGAGATAGGCATTCCGGTGATCGACGGCACCGTGGCCGCGGTCAAGCTGTGCGAGGCCATGGTGGATATGAAACTGGGGACCAGCAAGGTGCTGACCTTTAACTGGCCACGCCCCGAGCTGGCCGCACCGGGCAAGGGGCTGAAAATCGCCTGA
- the nfuA gene encoding Fe-S biogenesis protein NfuA, producing MITISETAQGHFRKLLSQQPEGTNIRVFVVNPGTPNAECGVSYCPPDAVDTDDTHLPFDGFEALVDAQSAPFLEEAEIDFVTDQMGSQLTLKAPNAKMSKVPDDAPLADRVEYVIQSQVNPGLASHGGKVVLTEITAEGLAILQFGGGCNGCSMVDVTLKEGIEKQLLELFPGELTGVRDATEHERGEHSYY from the coding sequence ATGATTACGATTTCCGAAACCGCCCAGGGACATTTCCGCAAGCTGCTGTCCCAGCAGCCGGAAGGCACCAATATTCGAGTCTTTGTGGTTAACCCGGGCACCCCCAATGCCGAGTGTGGTGTTTCCTACTGTCCACCCGATGCGGTGGATACCGACGATACCCATCTGCCGTTTGACGGCTTTGAAGCCCTCGTCGATGCCCAAAGCGCGCCCTTCCTGGAAGAGGCCGAAATCGACTTCGTCACCGACCAGATGGGCTCCCAGCTGACCCTGAAGGCGCCCAACGCCAAGATGAGCAAGGTGCCCGACGACGCGCCCCTGGCCGACCGGGTAGAGTATGTGATCCAGTCCCAGGTCAACCCGGGCCTCGCCAGCCATGGCGGCAAGGTGGTGCTCACCGAGATCACCGCAGAGGGCCTCGCCATTCTGCAGTTTGGTGGCGGCTGCAACGGCTGCTCCATGGTGGACGTGACTCTGAAGGAAGGCATCGAGAAACAACTGCTCGAGCTGTTCCCGGGTGAACTCACCGGCGTGCGCGACGCCACCGAGCACGAGCGCGGCGAGCACTCCTACTACTGA
- a CDS encoding ComF family protein, whose amino-acid sequence MIRPLLTRLQSGPLWWGQCLLCRQDCHEAPLLCRHCRADLPVLDHYCPGCARALPLAGVRCGHCQRRPPPWQRMQVVAPFAPPFSRLVHDLKYHGRLLNGRLLGQLLAERLAPPWPEAVLPVPLHWWRRLRRGHNQAEEIARGLQQTLPLKVDRRLLRRIRATPSQTRLSRAERRRNLTGAFVVGASRYRHVALLDDVITTGATMTELTRLLRARGVEWVEVWAVCRTLEH is encoded by the coding sequence ATGATACGGCCCTTGCTTACCCGCTTACAATCCGGTCCGCTGTGGTGGGGCCAGTGCCTGCTGTGCCGGCAGGACTGCCATGAGGCGCCGCTGTTGTGCCGGCATTGCCGCGCCGATCTGCCGGTGCTGGACCATTACTGCCCCGGTTGCGCCCGTGCGCTGCCGCTGGCCGGCGTCCGCTGCGGCCATTGCCAGAGAAGGCCCCCTCCCTGGCAGCGCATGCAGGTTGTCGCGCCCTTTGCCCCGCCCTTCAGCCGGCTGGTGCACGATCTTAAATATCACGGCCGTCTGCTCAACGGCCGTCTGCTGGGGCAGTTGCTGGCCGAGCGGCTGGCGCCTCCCTGGCCCGAGGCGGTGCTGCCGGTGCCCCTGCACTGGTGGCGGCGCCTGCGCCGGGGGCACAACCAGGCGGAAGAGATTGCACGGGGCCTGCAACAAACCCTGCCACTGAAGGTGGATCGCCGGCTGCTGCGGCGCATACGGGCCACCCCCTCGCAAACCCGCCTGAGCCGGGCCGAGCGTCGCCGCAACCTGACCGGCGCCTTTGTCGTCGGCGCCAGCCGCTACCGCCACGTGGCGCTGCTGGACGATGTGATCACCACGGGAGCCACCATGACCGAACTCACTCGGCTGTTGCGGGCTCGGGGAGTGGAGTGGGTGGAAGTCTGGGCGGTGTGCCGCACTCTTGAACACTGA
- the bioH gene encoding pimeloyl-ACP methyl ester esterase BioH: protein MSVYTEQHGRGPHLVLLHGWGMNGAVWRELATRLEGDFCLHIVDLPGFGHSPALAAGATLADWADSVLAAVPERAAWLGWSLGGLVATQAALQAPTRVSALITLASSPRFVSEAGWPGIKPEVLSGFEQQLAEDHHQVVNRFLALQAMGSEHARDDIRRLRDSLASKPAPDPGALAAGLGLLGEVDLRTRLADLGMPLLRLYGRLDGLVPRKAAALTDDLAPASHSHMEPKASHAPFISHPDATAEQIRRFLHGPR, encoded by the coding sequence ATGAGTGTATATACAGAACAACACGGCCGAGGCCCGCATCTGGTGCTGCTGCATGGCTGGGGCATGAATGGCGCGGTCTGGCGCGAGCTGGCCACCCGGCTTGAAGGCGACTTTTGCCTGCACATTGTGGATCTGCCGGGCTTTGGCCACAGCCCGGCGCTGGCGGCCGGCGCTACCCTGGCCGACTGGGCCGACAGCGTACTGGCGGCAGTGCCGGAGCGGGCCGCCTGGCTGGGCTGGTCCCTGGGCGGCCTGGTGGCCACTCAGGCCGCGCTGCAGGCACCAACGCGGGTCAGTGCGCTGATCACCCTGGCCAGCTCTCCGCGTTTTGTCAGCGAAGCCGGCTGGCCCGGCATCAAGCCAGAGGTGCTGAGCGGCTTTGAACAACAGCTGGCGGAGGATCATCATCAGGTGGTGAATCGCTTTCTGGCACTGCAGGCCATGGGCAGCGAACATGCCCGGGACGACATTCGCCGGCTGCGCGACAGCCTGGCGAGCAAGCCGGCGCCGGATCCTGGAGCCCTGGCCGCCGGCCTGGGCCTGCTGGGTGAGGTGGATCTGCGGACCCGGCTGGCCGACCTGGGGATGCCGTTGCTGCGCCTCTACGGCCGGCTCGACGGCCTGGTGCCACGCAAGGCCGCGGCGCTCACCGATGATCTGGCCCCGGCCAGCCACAGTCATATGGAGCCCAAGGCGTCCCACGCGCCCTTTATTTCCCACCCCGATGCCACCGCCGAGCAGATCCGTCGCTTCCTGCATGGGCCGCGCTGA
- the secB gene encoding protein-export chaperone SecB — MAEAANGADAQAQQQVEFQIQRIYLKDMSFEAPGTPLVFQKEWKPDVKLDLDTKSARLGDNVFEVVLTLTVTCKMGENETVYLCEIQQAGVFTIGNMAEPQLAHCLGSFCPNILFPYARETVASLVNKGSFPQLNLAPVNFDALFAAHVQRAQQQQPQADA, encoded by the coding sequence ATGGCCGAAGCAGCAAACGGCGCCGATGCCCAGGCGCAACAACAGGTAGAGTTTCAGATTCAGCGCATCTACCTGAAAGACATGTCCTTTGAGGCCCCGGGCACTCCCCTGGTGTTTCAAAAGGAGTGGAAGCCGGATGTAAAACTGGATCTCGACACCAAGAGTGCCCGCCTGGGTGACAACGTGTTTGAGGTGGTGCTGACCCTGACCGTGACCTGCAAGATGGGCGAGAACGAAACCGTGTACCTGTGCGAAATTCAGCAGGCCGGCGTATTCACCATCGGTAACATGGCCGAGCCCCAGCTGGCGCACTGCCTGGGCTCCTTCTGCCCCAACATTCTGTTCCCCTATGCCCGCGAAACCGTGGCCAGCCTGGTGAACAAGGGTTCCTTCCCGCAGCTGAACCTGGCGCCGGTGAACTTTGACGCCCTGTTTGCCGCCCACGTCCAGCGCGCCCAGCAGCAACAGCCGCAGGCCGACGCCTGA
- the gpsA gene encoding NAD(P)H-dependent glycerol-3-phosphate dehydrogenase — protein MKPDAAITVLGAGSYGTALAIALARNGHRTLLWSHRPEQVAALAADRCNQVFLPDAAFPDSLAPEADLQRAVQASRDLLIVVPSHVFADLLRRVKPFLRPDSRIAWATKGLDPASGNLLQQVAKDILGEERALAVLSGPTFARELAMGLPTAISVAATDPAFGKELADLLHCGRSFRVYLNDDMVGLQLGGAVKNVIAIGAGLADGLGFGANARTALITRGLAELQRLGVALGAQQDTFMGMAGLGDLVLTCTDNQSRNRRFGLALGQGKSVDTAMTEIGQVVEGYRNADEVHRLAGRHGVEMPICEQVYQVLYEGKNAKEAAIALLSRDRKAE, from the coding sequence ATGAAACCGGACGCCGCCATTACCGTGCTGGGGGCCGGCTCTTACGGCACGGCCCTGGCCATCGCGCTGGCCCGCAACGGCCATCGCACCCTGCTGTGGAGCCACCGGCCCGAGCAGGTGGCGGCGTTGGCGGCGGACCGCTGCAACCAGGTATTCCTGCCTGACGCGGCCTTTCCCGACAGCCTGGCGCCCGAGGCGGATTTGCAGCGGGCGGTGCAGGCCAGTCGCGATCTGCTGATCGTGGTGCCCAGCCATGTCTTTGCCGATCTGCTGCGCCGGGTGAAGCCTTTTCTGCGCCCCGACAGCCGCATTGCCTGGGCTACCAAGGGTCTGGATCCGGCCAGTGGCAACCTGTTGCAACAGGTGGCAAAAGACATTCTCGGTGAGGAGCGGGCGCTGGCGGTGCTGTCGGGCCCGACCTTTGCCAGGGAGCTGGCCATGGGCCTGCCCACCGCCATCTCCGTGGCCGCGACCGATCCGGCCTTTGGCAAGGAGCTGGCGGATCTGCTGCACTGCGGCCGTTCGTTTCGCGTGTATCTGAACGACGACATGGTGGGGCTGCAGCTGGGTGGTGCGGTCAAGAACGTGATCGCCATCGGCGCCGGCCTGGCCGATGGCCTGGGCTTTGGCGCCAATGCCCGCACCGCGCTCATTACCCGTGGCCTGGCCGAATTGCAGCGCCTGGGGGTAGCCCTGGGTGCCCAGCAGGACACCTTTATGGGCATGGCCGGACTGGGTGATCTGGTGCTCACCTGCACCGACAACCAGTCCCGCAACCGCCGTTTTGGCCTGGCCCTGGGCCAGGGCAAAAGCGTAGACACCGCCATGACCGAGATCGGTCAGGTGGTGGAAGGCTACCGCAATGCCGACGAGGTGCACCGGCTGGCCGGGCGCCATGGCGTGGAAATGCCCATCTGCGAGCAGGTGTATCAGGTGCTGTATGAAGGCAAGAACGCCAAAGAAGCCGCCATTGCCCTGCTGAGCCGGGACCGCAAGGCGGAATAG